In one window of Clupea harengus chromosome 4, Ch_v2.0.2, whole genome shotgun sequence DNA:
- the wasb gene encoding WASP actin nucleation promoting factor b produces the protein MSRGGKSKAQDHVHSVLLSIQENERVEDMLGRRCVTLATAVVQLYMAVPHSPNQWSIQHTAIVCFVKDSPRRSYFIRLFDIKEGKQIWEQELYEEMTYSSPLTYFHTFSADDCQVGLNFSSDQESEAFRGAVEDKIAQRAQRQEKRQHHTSKEKRGLPPLPPPNGPGPGSPVASLATVDISTPDISPSRYRPPVPTPAGLSSLGKGKKEKKSKKKSGKLTKADIGAPSGFMHVTHVGWDPNKGFDTQNLDPDLHKLFAKAGISEDQLMDPAASKLIYDFIEQNGGLDGVRMEMRKDETRSGHSAPAPPPPRGDHGLPPIPGHPPRGPPSRSPGPSSSRGPLPPPPPVGRPGPPARPPLPSGHAPPPPPAHGGGYSAAPPPPPPMGGGGPPPPPPPPPPPPASGPVSCPSSSPRSPATSNPPPPPVPAGGGRGDLLDQIRSGKKLKMVSDSDSGPPPAQPEEGIVGALMMVMQKRSKAIHSSGDEEDDGGDDEDDEEWDD, from the exons ACGCTGGCGACTGCAGTGGTTCAGCTGTACATGGCCGTGCCTCACTCTCCCAACCAGTGGAGCATCCAGCACACAGCCATCGTTTGCTTCGTCAAGGACAGCCCCAGACGCTCCTACTTCATCCGTCTCTTTGACATCAAG GAGGGAAAGCAGATATGGGAGCAGGAGCTGTATGAGGAGATGACATACTCCAGCCCTCTAACCTATTTCCACACCTTCTCAGCAGAT GACTGCCAGGTGGGTCTGAACTTTTCGAGCGATCAAGAATCCGAGGCCTTCAGGGGAGCCGTGGAAGACAAGATTGCCCAGAGGGCTCAGCGCCAAG AGAAGAGACAGCATCATACAAGTAAAG aGAAACGTGGCCTGCCGCCACTGCCCCCTCCTAATG gACCTGGTCCAGGATCACCGGTAGCATCTCTGGCCACTGTCGACATCTCAACCCCTGACATATCGCCATCACGCTATCGACCCCCTGTCCCAACTCCTGCTGGTCTCTCCAGCCTggggaaaggaaagaaggagaaaaagagcaagaaGAAATCAGGCAAACTCACCAAGGCCGACATCGGCGCTCCCAGTGGATTCAT GCATGTGACACATGTTGGATGGGATCCAAACAAAGGTTTTGAT ACCCAGAACCTGGACCCAGACCTGCACAAACTCTTCGCTAAGGCAGGAATCAGTGAAGATCAGCTGATGGACCCGGCGGCCTCTAAACTCATTTATGACTTCATAGAGCAGAACGGGGGTCTGGATGGGGTCCGCATGGAGATGAGGAAAGACG AAACTCGTAGTGGCCATTCCGCtcctgcaccccctcccccgcgcGGTGACCATGGCCTGCCCCCTATCCCAGGTCATCCCCCTCGAGGGCCCCCATCCCGAAGCCCAGGGCCTTCCTCCAGTCGTGGTCCTttaccccctcctccacctgtgGGCAGACCAGGGCCCCCGGCACGTCCTCCGCTCCCCTCTGGCCATGCgcctcccccacctcctgctCATGGTGGTGGCTACTCAGCAGCACCTCCACCGCCTCCGCCAATGGGTGGAGGAGGACCCCCGCCTCCCCCTCCGCCTCCGCCCCCGCCACCTGCCTCTGGTCCGGTGTCCTGCCCCTCCAGCAGTCCTCGGAGCCCAGCTACTTccaatcctcctcctcctcctgttccagCTGGAGGGGGTAGAGGTGACCTGCTGGACCAGATTCGGTCGGGGAAGAAGCTAAAGATG GTGTCAGATTCAGACTCAGGCCCCCCCCCGGCTCAGCCCGAGGAGGGAATTGTGGGAGCACTCATGATGGTTATGCAGAAGAGGAGTAAAGCCATCCACTCCTCAG gagatgaagaggatgatggtggtgatgatgaagacgatGAAGAATGGGATGATTAA